Proteins found in one Pseudomonas sp. P8_241 genomic segment:
- the sigX gene encoding RNA polymerase sigma factor SigX, with amino-acid sequence MNKAQSLSMRYDPRELSDEELVARSHTELFHVTRAYEELMRRYQRTLFNVCARYLGNDRDADDVCQEVMLKVLYGLKNFEGKSKFKTWLYSITYNECITQYRKERRKRRLMDALSLDPLEEASEEKTPKPEEKGGLDRWLVYVNPIDREILVLRFVAELEFQEIADIMHMGLSATKMRYKRALDKLREKFAGIAET; translated from the coding sequence TTGAATAAAGCCCAATCGTTATCCATGCGCTACGACCCCCGCGAGCTCTCTGATGAGGAGTTGGTCGCGCGCTCGCACACCGAGCTGTTTCACGTAACGCGCGCCTATGAAGAACTGATGCGGCGTTACCAGCGAACATTATTTAACGTGTGCGCACGATATCTCGGGAACGATCGCGACGCAGACGATGTCTGTCAGGAGGTCATGTTGAAGGTGCTGTATGGCCTGAAGAACTTCGAAGGTAAATCGAAGTTCAAGACATGGCTATATAGCATCACGTACAACGAATGCATCACACAGTATCGGAAGGAACGGCGAAAGCGTCGCTTGATGGATGCTTTAAGTCTTGACCCCCTTGAGGAAGCGTCCGAAGAAAAGACGCCGAAACCCGAGGAGAAGGGCGGACTTGATCGCTGGTTGGTGTATGTGAACCCGATTGACCGTGAAATTTTAGTGCTACGATTTGTCGCAGAGCTGGAATTTCAGGAAATCGCAGACATAATGCACATGGGTTTGAGTGCAACAAAAATGCGGTACAAACGCGCTCTAGATAAATTGCGTGAGAAATTTGCGGGCATTGCTGAAACTTAG
- the cobA gene encoding uroporphyrinogen-III C-methyltransferase, producing MSAKVWLVGAGPGDPELLTLKAVRALREADVVLIDDLVNEVVLEHCAQARIIPVGKRGGCRSTPQAFIHRLMLRYARHGKCVVRLKGGDPCIFGRGGEEAQWLHERGVDVELVNGITAGLAGATQCDIPLTLRGVARGVTLVTAHTQDGSSLNWQALAQSGTTLVVYMGVAKLSEIREQLLKGGMARDMPVAMIENASLPHQRECRSSLIAMEDDACIFGLKSPAILVIGAVAVTDTMKRSQPSQGVHRSAAL from the coding sequence ATGAGCGCGAAAGTCTGGCTGGTGGGTGCGGGTCCTGGCGATCCGGAATTGTTGACCCTCAAGGCCGTACGGGCGCTGAGGGAAGCGGATGTGGTGCTGATCGATGATCTGGTCAACGAGGTGGTGCTGGAGCACTGTGCACAAGCGCGGATTATTCCCGTAGGCAAACGCGGCGGCTGTCGTTCAACACCGCAGGCGTTCATTCATCGCCTGATGCTGCGTTATGCCCGCCACGGCAAATGTGTGGTGCGACTCAAGGGCGGTGACCCGTGCATTTTCGGCCGGGGGGGAGAGGAAGCGCAGTGGTTGCATGAACGCGGGGTAGACGTTGAGTTAGTCAATGGCATCACCGCCGGACTGGCCGGCGCGACGCAATGCGACATCCCATTGACCCTGCGAGGTGTGGCGCGCGGCGTGACGCTGGTCACAGCTCACACCCAGGATGGCAGCAGTTTGAACTGGCAGGCGCTCGCCCAAAGCGGCACGACCCTGGTGGTTTACATGGGGGTGGCGAAACTGAGTGAAATCCGCGAGCAACTGTTGAAAGGTGGGATGGCGAGGGACATGCCAGTGGCGATGATTGAGAACGCCTCCCTGCCCCACCAGCGCGAATGCCGGAGCAGTCTTATCGCAATGGAGGATGACGCCTGCATCTTTGGGCTCAAGAGCCCGGCTATTCTTGTGATCGGTGCAGTGGCTGTTACTGACACGATGAAGAGATCGCAGCCTTCGCAAGGTGTACACCGCAGCGCGGCCCTGTAA
- a CDS encoding alpha/beta fold hydrolase, with protein sequence MQSSSNLFPVALISAERRGDLSEDVYRLKPGNSPDYSVELAVTRLGMADEPATRGVPVILLHGSFSNRRFWFSPKGIGLGAHLARQGFDVWVPEMRGHGLSQRNQTYRKNSVADYARYDLPAIGAFVREQSGQTPHWIGHSLGGITLAAALGGEYIGEPVVASAAFFGTQVSRTYWPLKIPPVEWSGRFILKRFAQLSGSRLKRGPEDEPIGLALESMRWFGLFGRFGDADKDWWAGLAEVKLPVLAVSAAGDHQDPAWACRKLFDQVGSEHKQFINLGREQGFTDNFGHVEMLVSKAAQAEVWPLVTCWLKDQQTPLPGAQQDFAAAI encoded by the coding sequence ATGCAAAGCAGCAGCAATCTATTTCCTGTCGCTCTGATCAGCGCCGAACGGCGCGGTGATCTGAGCGAAGACGTCTACCGTTTGAAACCCGGTAACAGCCCAGACTATTCGGTCGAACTGGCTGTGACCCGCCTTGGCATGGCCGATGAACCGGCAACCCGTGGCGTGCCGGTGATCCTGCTGCATGGCAGTTTTTCCAATCGGCGGTTCTGGTTCTCGCCCAAAGGCATTGGGCTTGGCGCTCACCTGGCCCGTCAGGGGTTCGATGTGTGGGTTCCGGAAATGCGCGGTCACGGTTTGTCTCAGCGCAACCAGACCTACCGCAAGAACAGTGTCGCCGACTACGCCCGCTACGATTTGCCGGCCATTGGTGCGTTCGTGCGCGAGCAGAGCGGGCAAACTCCCCACTGGATTGGCCATTCCCTGGGCGGTATCACGCTGGCAGCTGCGTTGGGTGGCGAGTATATCGGCGAGCCGGTGGTGGCCTCTGCGGCATTTTTTGGTACCCAAGTCAGTCGTACCTATTGGCCATTGAAAATTCCGCCGGTGGAGTGGAGCGGTCGCTTCATTCTCAAGCGTTTTGCCCAGTTGTCCGGATCCAGGCTCAAGCGCGGCCCGGAGGACGAGCCGATCGGCCTGGCCCTGGAAAGCATGCGCTGGTTTGGTTTGTTCGGACGCTTTGGCGACGCTGACAAGGACTGGTGGGCCGGGTTGGCCGAGGTCAAGCTGCCGGTACTTGCCGTCAGCGCCGCGGGTGACCATCAGGATCCAGCGTGGGCATGCCGAAAGCTGTTCGATCAGGTCGGTTCCGAACACAAGCAATTCATCAACCTGGGGCGCGAGCAGGGCTTCACCGATAATTTCGGCCATGTGGAAATGCTCGTCAGCAAGGCTGCCCAGGCTGAAGTCTGGCCATTGGTGACATGCTGGCTGAAGGATCAGCAGACGCCATTACCGGGAGCACAACAGGATTTTGCCGCGGCAATCTGA
- a CDS encoding zinc transporter ZntB — translation MFEEENAQWGLVHALVLDGRGGARSIARTELDDLQLQAHESLWLHWDRSHPQTQTWLRKSSGLSEFNCDLLLEENTRPRLLQLSDSELLLFLRGVNLNPGAEPEDMVSVRIFGSARRVISLRLRPLRATEELLAQLEEGKGPKTASELILCMAQYLTNKVQDLVSDLSEVVDSEEEKLDADERYAPEHGAVLQIRRRAAALKRFLAPQRDIFGQLTRIKLPWFVEDDGDYWNELNNSLTRYLEELELTRERVGLVLEAEDRRLSVRMNRTMYRFGIITGIFLPMSFLTGLLGINVGGIPFSESPYGFLVACMLMLSVALGQWWLFRRLRWV, via the coding sequence ATGTTCGAGGAAGAAAACGCGCAATGGGGGCTGGTGCATGCCCTGGTGCTGGACGGTAGAGGCGGCGCGCGTTCGATAGCCCGGACTGAACTGGATGACTTGCAGCTGCAGGCCCATGAAAGCCTGTGGCTGCATTGGGATCGCAGTCATCCGCAAACCCAGACGTGGCTGCGTAAATCCAGCGGTCTGAGCGAGTTCAACTGCGACCTGTTACTTGAAGAAAACACCCGCCCACGACTTTTGCAGTTGTCGGACAGTGAACTGCTGCTGTTTTTGCGTGGGGTGAACCTCAATCCAGGTGCCGAGCCGGAAGACATGGTTTCGGTGCGGATCTTCGGTTCTGCCCGGCGCGTCATTTCCTTGCGTTTGCGTCCGCTGCGCGCCACCGAAGAGTTGCTCGCGCAGCTGGAGGAGGGCAAGGGGCCGAAAACTGCTTCTGAACTCATCTTGTGTATGGCGCAATACCTCACCAACAAGGTGCAGGATCTGGTCAGTGACCTCTCCGAAGTCGTCGATTCAGAAGAAGAAAAGCTTGATGCCGACGAACGGTATGCGCCAGAGCATGGTGCGGTTTTGCAGATCCGCCGCCGGGCCGCTGCGTTGAAGCGTTTTCTGGCTCCGCAGCGGGATATTTTCGGCCAACTGACACGGATCAAACTGCCCTGGTTTGTCGAGGATGATGGCGATTACTGGAACGAGTTGAATAACAGCCTGACCCGTTATCTTGAAGAGCTGGAATTGACCCGCGAGCGGGTCGGGCTGGTCCTGGAGGCCGAAGACCGACGGTTGAGCGTGCGCATGAACCGTACGATGTATCGCTTCGGCATCATCACCGGGATATTTTTGCCAATGAGTTTTCTGACCGGTCTTTTGGGGATCAATGTCGGGGGTATTCCTTTTTCCGAAAGCCCTTATGGCTTCCTTGTCGCTTGCATGCTGATGCTCTCGGTTGCGCTTGGGCAGTGGTGGTTATTCCGACGTTTGCGCTGGGTTTGA
- a CDS encoding OmpA family protein, whose protein sequence is MKLKNTLGLAIGSLIAATSFGALAQGQGAVEIEGYAKKQYFDSDRNFRNDGVLPGGSIGYFLTDDVELRLAYDEVHNAVTDDGQDVKGANTALDALYHFNNPGDMVRPYVSAGFSDQSIGQNGSGGRNRSTFANVGGGAKLYFTDNFYARAGVEAQYNIDQGNTEWAPSVGIGVNFGGGSKPVAPAPAPAEVCSDSDNDGVCDNVDKCPDTPANVTVDADGCPAVAEVVRVELDVKFDFDKSVVKENSYGDIKNLADFMKQYPSTTTTVEGHTDSVGPDAYNQKLSERRANAVKQVLTNQYGVESSRVQSVGYGESRPVADNKTDAGRAVNRRVEAQVEAQAK, encoded by the coding sequence ATGAAACTGAAAAACACCTTGGGCTTGGCCATTGGTTCTCTTATTGCCGCCACTTCGTTCGGCGCTCTGGCACAGGGCCAAGGCGCAGTTGAAATCGAAGGCTACGCAAAGAAGCAATATTTCGATAGCGACCGTAACTTCCGAAACGACGGCGTTCTGCCGGGTGGTTCGATCGGTTACTTCCTGACTGACGACGTTGAACTGCGTCTGGCCTACGACGAAGTGCACAACGCCGTTACTGACGACGGCCAGGACGTAAAGGGCGCCAACACCGCTCTGGACGCTCTGTACCACTTCAACAACCCAGGTGACATGGTACGTCCGTACGTTTCGGCAGGTTTCTCTGACCAGAGCATCGGCCAAAACGGTTCCGGCGGTCGTAACCGTTCCACCTTCGCCAACGTTGGCGGCGGTGCCAAGCTGTACTTCACCGACAACTTCTACGCTCGTGCTGGCGTTGAAGCTCAGTACAACATCGACCAGGGCAACACCGAGTGGGCTCCTAGCGTCGGTATCGGTGTTAACTTCGGTGGCGGTTCCAAGCCGGTTGCTCCAGCTCCAGCACCAGCTGAAGTCTGCTCCGACAGCGACAACGATGGCGTTTGCGACAACGTTGACAAGTGCCCAGACACCCCAGCCAACGTAACTGTTGACGCTGACGGCTGCCCGGCAGTTGCTGAAGTTGTTCGTGTTGAGCTGGACGTTAAGTTCGACTTCGACAAGTCGGTCGTTAAAGAAAACAGCTACGGCGACATCAAAAACCTGGCTGACTTCATGAAGCAGTACCCTTCCACCACCACTACTGTTGAAGGTCACACTGACTCCGTCGGTCCTGACGCTTACAACCAGAAACTGTCTGAGCGTCGTGCAAACGCCGTTAAGCAAGTTCTGACCAACCAGTACGGTGTTGAATCGTCCCGCGTTCAGTCTGTTGGCTACGGCGAATCCCGCCCAGTTGCTGACAACAAAACTGACGCTGGCCGCGCTGTAAACCGTCGCGTAGAAGCGCAAGTTGAAGCTCAAGCTAAGTAA
- a CDS encoding mechanosensitive ion channel family protein: protein MELDLWTQSLVTAMTALWTKVANFIPNLFGALVVLLLGFVVAKLLDTLLSKLLAKLGLDRLMGGTGLTKLLARAGLQVPISTLIGKIVYWFVLLIFLVSAAESLGLERVSATLDMLALYLPKVFGAALVLLVGVLLAQLANGLVRGAAEGVGLDYASGLGRIAQGLVIIISISVAISQLEVKTDLLNHVIVIVLITVGLAVALAMGLGSREIAGQILAGIYVRELYQVGQQVRVGEVEGQIEEIGTVKTTLLTDEGELVSLSNRILLEQHVSSR from the coding sequence ATGGAACTTGATCTCTGGACTCAGAGCCTCGTCACTGCAATGACTGCGTTGTGGACCAAGGTTGCGAACTTCATTCCCAACCTGTTTGGTGCACTGGTTGTGCTGCTGTTGGGTTTTGTCGTAGCTAAATTACTGGATACGTTGCTCTCCAAGTTACTTGCCAAATTGGGACTTGATCGCCTGATGGGCGGCACCGGTCTGACCAAGTTGTTGGCACGTGCCGGGCTTCAGGTTCCGATCTCGACCTTGATCGGAAAGATCGTTTATTGGTTCGTCCTGCTGATTTTTCTGGTTTCTGCCGCAGAATCCCTTGGACTTGAGCGAGTTTCAGCTACGCTGGATATGCTAGCGTTGTATTTGCCGAAGGTGTTCGGTGCCGCGCTGGTGTTGCTGGTGGGTGTTTTGCTGGCGCAACTGGCCAATGGGCTGGTGCGCGGAGCGGCAGAAGGCGTAGGACTGGACTATGCTTCAGGACTTGGGCGAATTGCCCAGGGCTTGGTGATTATCATCAGTATTTCGGTTGCGATCAGTCAATTGGAGGTCAAGACAGACCTTCTGAACCACGTGATCGTAATCGTATTGATTACCGTTGGTCTGGCGGTTGCGCTGGCCATGGGGTTGGGAAGCCGGGAAATTGCCGGTCAGATTCTTGCGGGAATCTATGTGCGTGAGCTGTATCAGGTTGGGCAACAAGTACGAGTGGGCGAGGTCGAAGGGCAGATCGAAGAGATCGGCACGGTTAAAACCACATTGCTGACCGATGAAGGTGAGCTAGTCTCTCTTTCCAATCGGATTCTTCTTGAGCAGCATGTGAGTAGCCGCTAA
- the rraA gene encoding ribonuclease E activity regulator RraA: MNHYLTPDLCDAYPELVQVLEPMFSNFGGRDSFGGEIVTIKCFEDNSLVKEQVELKGNGKVLVVDGGGSLRRALLGDMLAEKAAKNGWEGLVIYGCIRDVDVIAQTDLGVQALASHPMKTDKRGIGDLNVAVTFAGVTFHPGQYIYADNNGVIISPSPLKMPE; this comes from the coding sequence ATGAACCATTACCTCACGCCTGACCTGTGCGACGCCTACCCGGAGCTGGTGCAGGTGCTGGAACCGATGTTCAGCAATTTCGGCGGCCGTGATTCTTTCGGCGGCGAAATCGTGACCATCAAGTGTTTCGAAGACAACTCGCTGGTCAAGGAGCAAGTCGAACTCAAGGGTAATGGCAAAGTCCTGGTGGTCGACGGAGGCGGTTCACTGCGTCGTGCGCTGTTGGGTGACATGCTCGCCGAGAAAGCCGCCAAAAACGGTTGGGAAGGGCTGGTGATCTACGGTTGCATCCGCGACGTCGATGTCATCGCGCAAACCGATCTCGGGGTTCAGGCGCTGGCCAGCCACCCGATGAAAACCGACAAGCGCGGTATAGGCGATCTCAATGTCGCCGTGACCTTTGCCGGCGTGACCTTCCATCCGGGTCAATACATCTATGCGGATAACAACGGCGTGATCATCTCGCCAAGCCCGCTGAAAATGCCTGAGTAA